The following coding sequences lie in one Carassius carassius chromosome 1, fCarCar2.1, whole genome shotgun sequence genomic window:
- the coro7 gene encoding coronin-7 → MECSSFNSSEPHKGLCFLPKAECDVRDVEVARAILLGKTTTEPVAFRVPRVKKEFFQDDVFPETAVWREASLTAAF, encoded by the exons ATGGAATGTAGTAGTTTTAATTCCTCTGAACCACACAAG GGGTTGTGTTTCCTGCCGAAGGCTGAATGTGATGTGCGTGATGTGGAAGTGGCTCGAGCCATCTTACTTGGCAAGACCACCACTGAACCCGTGGCCTTCAGAGTGCCTCGTGTCAAA AAAGAGTTTTTCCAGGATGATGTTTTCCCGGAGACTGCAGTGTGGCGGGAAGCATCTCTGACCGC